A part of Capsicum annuum cultivar UCD-10X-F1 chromosome 6, UCD10Xv1.1, whole genome shotgun sequence genomic DNA contains:
- the LOC107873207 gene encoding potassium transporter 2 isoform X2 — protein MDVDYGKCWDTSKSWKSTLILAYQSLGVVYGDLSISPLYVYKSTFAEDIHHSETNEEIFGVLSFVFWTLTLVPLFKYVFIVLRADDNGEGGTFALYSLICRHAKVSLLPNRQVADEALSTYKLEHPPETKNSSRMKLLLEKHKSLHTALLILVLLGTCMVIGDGLLTPAISVFSAVSGLELSMSRDHHQYAVIPITCFILVCLFALQHYGTHRVGFCFAPIVMTWLLCISALGLYNIIHWNPQVYKALSPYYMVKFLKKTRKGGWMSLGGILLCITGSEAMFADLGHFSYAAIQIAFTFLVYPALILAYMGQAAFLSRHHHTIHKIGFYVSVPDCVRWPVLVIAILASVVGSQAIISGTFSIINQSQSLGCFPRVKVVHTNAKIHGQIYIPEINWILMILCVAVTIGFRDTKHMGNASGLAVMAVMLVTTCLTSLVIILCWNKPPILALGFLLLFGSIELLYFSASVIKFLEGAWLPILLALFLVTVMFVWHYATVKKYEYDLHNKVSLEWLLALGPSLGITRVPGIGLVFTDLTSGIPANFSRFVTNLPAYHRILVFVCVKSVPVPFVPPAERYLVGRVGPAAHRSYRCIVRYGYRDVHQDVDSFESELVSRLADFIRYDWYKAHGIIDTCNEDDGSRSGASSAECRLTVIGTLDLSGAPAFELEENVQPASVSVGFPTVESVTDVIEMQPVVRRVRFAIDNESEVDSWGEMDAQLQEELEDLYAAQQAGTAFVLGHSHVKAKQGSSMLKRLAINYGYNFLRRNCRGADVSLKVPPASLLEVGMVYIV, from the exons ATGGATGTCGATTATGGCAAGTGTTGGGACACTTCAAAG TCTTGGAAGAGTACACTGATCCTGGCATACCAAAGTCTTGGGGTAGTGTATGGAGATCTCAGTATTTCCCCTCTCTATGTCTACAAAAGCACATTTGCAGAAGACATTCATCATTCAGAGACCAACGAAGAGATTTTTGGTGTCCTATCTTTCGTTTTTTGGACTTTAACTTTGGTTCCTTTATTCAAATATGTCTTTATCGTACTTCGAGCTGATGACAACGGAGAGG GTGGTACTTTTGCTCTCTATTCCTTAATATGCAGGCATGCCAAAGTTAGCCTTCTTCCTAACAGACAAGTTGCCGATGAAGCTCTTTCTACCTACAAACTTGAGCACCCTCCTGAGACTAAGAACAGCTCAAGGATGAAGTTGCTTCTTGAGAAGCACAAGTCCTTACACACTGCTTTGCTGATCTTGGTGCTTCTTGGCACTTGTATGGTGATTGGAGATGGGCTGCTTACTCCAGCCATATCTG TATTCTCTGCGGTTTCTGGCCTTGAGTTATCGATGTCTCGGGATCACCATCAAT ATGCAGTGATTCCAATAACTTGCTTCATATTAGTCTGCCTCTTTGCATTACAACATTATGGCACACATCGAGTTGGTTTTTGTTTTGCACCAATTGTGATGACATGGTTACTTTGCATTAGTGCTCTTGGGTTATACAACATTATCCACTGGAATCCACAGGTTTATAAAGCTCTTTCCCCCTATTACATGGTAAAGTTCCTGAAGAAAACAAGAAAGGGAGGATGGATGTCTTTAGGTGGAATTTTGCTCTGCATAACTG GTTCTGAAGCAATGTTTGCTGATCTTGGGCACTTCTCATATGCTGCAATTCAA ATTGCATTCACCTTTCTGGTGTATCCAGCATTAATTTTGGCGTATATGGGTCAAGCAGCTTTCTTATCAAGGCATCACCACACCATTCACAAGATTGGTTTCTATGTATCAGTTCCAG ATTGCGTGAGATGGCCAGTGCTAGTAATAGCAATTCTGGCTTCTGTTGTGGGAAGTCAGGCAATCATCAGCGGAACATTCTCAATTATCAACCAGAGTCAATCCCTTGGTTGCTTCCCAAGAGTCAAGGTTGTTCACACCAATGCCAAAATACATGGCCAGATATACATTCCTGAGATCAATTGGATACTCATGATTCTTTGTGTTGCTGTGACTATTGGATTCAGAGACACAAAGCACATGGGAAATGCGTCAG GACTAGCAGTGATGGCGGTGATGCTGGTGACCACTTGCCTTACTTCATTAGTTATCATCCTCTGCTGGAACAAGCCTCCAATACTGGCCCTTggatttcttcttctctttggaTCTATCGAGTTACTCTACTTCTCAGCCTCCGTCATTAAGTTTCTTGAGGGCGCTTGGCTTCCAATCCTGCTTGCACTCTTTTTGGTTACTGTCATGTTTGTTTGGCACTACGCGACTGTTAAGAAGTATGAATATGATCTCCACAATAAGGTTTCATTAGAATGGCTGCTGGCACTAGGACCAAGCTTGGGTATTACTCGAGTCCCTGGCATCGGCCTCGTATTCACTGATTTGACTTCTGGGATTCCAGCCAACTTCTCACGTTTTGTTACCAACCTCCCTGCCTACCACCGGATACttgtttttgtgtgtgtgaaaTCTGTGCCTGTCCCTTTTGTGCCCCCAGCTGAGAGATACCTCGTAGGCCGTGTTGGTCCTGCAGCTCATCGTTCCTATAGATGCATTGTCCGTTATGGTTACCGTGATGTTCACCAGGATGTTGACTCCTTTGAATCTGAACTTGTCAGTCGGCTGGCTGATTTTATCCGGTATGATTGGTACAAGGCGCATGGAATCATCGATACATGCAACGAGGATGATGGTTCACGGTCTGGTGCATCGTCAGCAGAATGTAGATTGACCGTTATAGGAACTCTGGATTTGTCAGGTGCACCAGCTTTCGAGCTCGAGGAAAATGTGCAACCTGCAAGTGTGTCGGTTGGTTTCCCTACAGTTGAAAGTGTGACGGATGTCATAGAGATGCAACCTGTGGTAAGAAGAGTGAGATTTGCCATTGATAACGAATCAGAAGTGGATTCATGGGGGGAAATGGACGCTCAGCTGCAGGAGGAGCTAGAAGATTTGTATGCAGCACAACAAGCAGGGACAGCATTCGTACTAGGACATTCACACGTGAAAGCAAAGCAAGGATCATCTATGTTGAAGAGGTTGGCTATCAATTATGGTTATAATTTCCTTAGGAGGAATTGCAGAGGTGCAGATGTATCCCTCAAGGTTCCTCCAGCATCCCTTCTTGAAGTTGGCATGGTTTACATTGTTTAA
- the LOC107873207 gene encoding potassium transporter 2 isoform X1 codes for MDVDYGKCWDTSKKSWKSTLILAYQSLGVVYGDLSISPLYVYKSTFAEDIHHSETNEEIFGVLSFVFWTLTLVPLFKYVFIVLRADDNGEGGTFALYSLICRHAKVSLLPNRQVADEALSTYKLEHPPETKNSSRMKLLLEKHKSLHTALLILVLLGTCMVIGDGLLTPAISVFSAVSGLELSMSRDHHQYAVIPITCFILVCLFALQHYGTHRVGFCFAPIVMTWLLCISALGLYNIIHWNPQVYKALSPYYMVKFLKKTRKGGWMSLGGILLCITGSEAMFADLGHFSYAAIQIAFTFLVYPALILAYMGQAAFLSRHHHTIHKIGFYVSVPDCVRWPVLVIAILASVVGSQAIISGTFSIINQSQSLGCFPRVKVVHTNAKIHGQIYIPEINWILMILCVAVTIGFRDTKHMGNASGLAVMAVMLVTTCLTSLVIILCWNKPPILALGFLLLFGSIELLYFSASVIKFLEGAWLPILLALFLVTVMFVWHYATVKKYEYDLHNKVSLEWLLALGPSLGITRVPGIGLVFTDLTSGIPANFSRFVTNLPAYHRILVFVCVKSVPVPFVPPAERYLVGRVGPAAHRSYRCIVRYGYRDVHQDVDSFESELVSRLADFIRYDWYKAHGIIDTCNEDDGSRSGASSAECRLTVIGTLDLSGAPAFELEENVQPASVSVGFPTVESVTDVIEMQPVVRRVRFAIDNESEVDSWGEMDAQLQEELEDLYAAQQAGTAFVLGHSHVKAKQGSSMLKRLAINYGYNFLRRNCRGADVSLKVPPASLLEVGMVYIV; via the exons ATGGATGTCGATTATGGCAAGTGTTGGGACACTTCAAAG AAGTCTTGGAAGAGTACACTGATCCTGGCATACCAAAGTCTTGGGGTAGTGTATGGAGATCTCAGTATTTCCCCTCTCTATGTCTACAAAAGCACATTTGCAGAAGACATTCATCATTCAGAGACCAACGAAGAGATTTTTGGTGTCCTATCTTTCGTTTTTTGGACTTTAACTTTGGTTCCTTTATTCAAATATGTCTTTATCGTACTTCGAGCTGATGACAACGGAGAGG GTGGTACTTTTGCTCTCTATTCCTTAATATGCAGGCATGCCAAAGTTAGCCTTCTTCCTAACAGACAAGTTGCCGATGAAGCTCTTTCTACCTACAAACTTGAGCACCCTCCTGAGACTAAGAACAGCTCAAGGATGAAGTTGCTTCTTGAGAAGCACAAGTCCTTACACACTGCTTTGCTGATCTTGGTGCTTCTTGGCACTTGTATGGTGATTGGAGATGGGCTGCTTACTCCAGCCATATCTG TATTCTCTGCGGTTTCTGGCCTTGAGTTATCGATGTCTCGGGATCACCATCAAT ATGCAGTGATTCCAATAACTTGCTTCATATTAGTCTGCCTCTTTGCATTACAACATTATGGCACACATCGAGTTGGTTTTTGTTTTGCACCAATTGTGATGACATGGTTACTTTGCATTAGTGCTCTTGGGTTATACAACATTATCCACTGGAATCCACAGGTTTATAAAGCTCTTTCCCCCTATTACATGGTAAAGTTCCTGAAGAAAACAAGAAAGGGAGGATGGATGTCTTTAGGTGGAATTTTGCTCTGCATAACTG GTTCTGAAGCAATGTTTGCTGATCTTGGGCACTTCTCATATGCTGCAATTCAA ATTGCATTCACCTTTCTGGTGTATCCAGCATTAATTTTGGCGTATATGGGTCAAGCAGCTTTCTTATCAAGGCATCACCACACCATTCACAAGATTGGTTTCTATGTATCAGTTCCAG ATTGCGTGAGATGGCCAGTGCTAGTAATAGCAATTCTGGCTTCTGTTGTGGGAAGTCAGGCAATCATCAGCGGAACATTCTCAATTATCAACCAGAGTCAATCCCTTGGTTGCTTCCCAAGAGTCAAGGTTGTTCACACCAATGCCAAAATACATGGCCAGATATACATTCCTGAGATCAATTGGATACTCATGATTCTTTGTGTTGCTGTGACTATTGGATTCAGAGACACAAAGCACATGGGAAATGCGTCAG GACTAGCAGTGATGGCGGTGATGCTGGTGACCACTTGCCTTACTTCATTAGTTATCATCCTCTGCTGGAACAAGCCTCCAATACTGGCCCTTggatttcttcttctctttggaTCTATCGAGTTACTCTACTTCTCAGCCTCCGTCATTAAGTTTCTTGAGGGCGCTTGGCTTCCAATCCTGCTTGCACTCTTTTTGGTTACTGTCATGTTTGTTTGGCACTACGCGACTGTTAAGAAGTATGAATATGATCTCCACAATAAGGTTTCATTAGAATGGCTGCTGGCACTAGGACCAAGCTTGGGTATTACTCGAGTCCCTGGCATCGGCCTCGTATTCACTGATTTGACTTCTGGGATTCCAGCCAACTTCTCACGTTTTGTTACCAACCTCCCTGCCTACCACCGGATACttgtttttgtgtgtgtgaaaTCTGTGCCTGTCCCTTTTGTGCCCCCAGCTGAGAGATACCTCGTAGGCCGTGTTGGTCCTGCAGCTCATCGTTCCTATAGATGCATTGTCCGTTATGGTTACCGTGATGTTCACCAGGATGTTGACTCCTTTGAATCTGAACTTGTCAGTCGGCTGGCTGATTTTATCCGGTATGATTGGTACAAGGCGCATGGAATCATCGATACATGCAACGAGGATGATGGTTCACGGTCTGGTGCATCGTCAGCAGAATGTAGATTGACCGTTATAGGAACTCTGGATTTGTCAGGTGCACCAGCTTTCGAGCTCGAGGAAAATGTGCAACCTGCAAGTGTGTCGGTTGGTTTCCCTACAGTTGAAAGTGTGACGGATGTCATAGAGATGCAACCTGTGGTAAGAAGAGTGAGATTTGCCATTGATAACGAATCAGAAGTGGATTCATGGGGGGAAATGGACGCTCAGCTGCAGGAGGAGCTAGAAGATTTGTATGCAGCACAACAAGCAGGGACAGCATTCGTACTAGGACATTCACACGTGAAAGCAAAGCAAGGATCATCTATGTTGAAGAGGTTGGCTATCAATTATGGTTATAATTTCCTTAGGAGGAATTGCAGAGGTGCAGATGTATCCCTCAAGGTTCCTCCAGCATCCCTTCTTGAAGTTGGCATGGTTTACATTGTTTAA